CCGGCGTGCGGTTCTCGTTATAGTATTTCCCAAGGGTTTCCCCGTCTGAAGAAAAAATTTCCGTAGCCAGGTTTGTCTCGGGGTTTTCAAGTTCTTCAAAAGTGGGCATGGGGCCAAAAACTCCCCAGCTTGCCAGCAGGAAAAGGAGTACTACAGCAGAAATCCCCAATGCGAAAATTGACCAGAACCAGGTTTTATAACGGCCGTATTCTTTTCTTTTAGCCGCTTCTTTATTTGCTTTCCCAGATGTTTTTGCCATCTATTATTGTTGTTGTTTAATGTCTTCTATTCTAAAACCAACCTCTGTTACACCTTCAAGGTTTTTAATGCCCTGTATGCTGTCGCGCCTGCGCATGGCCTGCTGTACAGTCACCAGATATTCACCTGTCTCATTAAACCTGAAGTTCTCTTTATACCAGAGCCTGCTTTCCTTTACATCACCAAAGCCTGTGCCAAGCCATTCTCCCGAAGGTGCAGCCATCTCATATTGAAGGGTATCGCTTATCACCTTCCCGTTTGGAAAGTTTAACTCGGTTATTAAATAAATATTGCTGAAGTTGTACTTCGAATTATTCCTGAGGTTGATAAAAAGGTTGTATTGTTTAAGCGTATCGGGCGCTTCAAATCTGAAACCGATAACAGAATCTCTTTGCCATTCCCCGTCGGGTATGGATTCATACCTGTCAAAAACCCTTTTTTCATCACAGGACGCAAAAAGTAAAAGTCCCAAAAAGAGCAAAAAAGCCGGTCTTTTATCCATCCTTCTTAGGTTTTCTCTTTTTGCGTTTGCTCTTGCGTTTTTTCTTGCCGCTTCCCTTAGTATCAAAACGCGT
This Salinimicrobium tongyeongense DNA region includes the following protein-coding sequences:
- a CDS encoding gliding motility lipoprotein GldH, encoding MDKRPAFLLFLGLLLFASCDEKRVFDRYESIPDGEWQRDSVIGFRFEAPDTLKQYNLFINLRNNSKYNFSNIYLITELNFPNGKVISDTLQYEMAAPSGEWLGTGFGDVKESRLWYKENFRFNETGEYLVTVQQAMRRRDSIQGIKNLEGVTEVGFRIEDIKQQQ